ACCTGTTTATTTTGATTGCTATTTTATAaaattaagcaaaaaaaaaccccacgctAAATGTGTCTGCACCTGTCATCCAGTAGGTGGCGACATTGAGCTGTTCACCGCTACTCTATTAAGACCAGATAACAGGAGCCGCCTCTGCCAACTCTGCACGCTTTTTTGGAGAGACTCCACTCATATTGCTCCAACTTAGTATCGGACTGGATGTAAGCCCGCTTCCATCGGTTGTCGCCATGTAGTCGGAGCACACCTGAGCAAAACGCGACACCTTTTTGGATTGGATATAAACTCGACTGGCCAAGTACTCAACGATGTGGACCAGGTGCGCTTTTGTGCTGGCGTGTTTTTGCGCCGTTTGCTTTGGAAACCCGCACAAATGCGACGAAGTGCGTAAAGTTTTTCAGCTTAGACAAATCGGACCGACCCAGATGCTGCCTTTGAGTCCCAGGCCAGGTATGTGTGAGCTTTTGCGGTGCAGCACATCCATCACTGTCACAAAATGACCAACTTTACATTTACAAACATTCTTGGGTAATCATACAAAGATTTTGTTTCTATATGAATGTGCCTTACAATGTTGCAACTTTGTTAATGGAATAAAAACGCACCGTGTAGTTTATTATCAAATTCTAAAAGTTGACACCTTTGACTAACAACTTGCTCCTTCACCTGATTTGCCCTTCTGCCATGTTGTGGTAGCACATTCAAATATCAGAGAAAACCTCAAATCTTAATTTAAAACTCTTCTATAGCTCAAAGCTGCTGAATTGGTAGAATTGCAgcctaaaaaaacaatttatatGCATCATACATTTAGTACCTTCTGGGACATTGCTTAAGTGGATGGGCTTATCTATCTGTTAGTGTGAGATTGTGAAAAATAATTGCCCTAAATTCCAAGAATCCTTGTCCAAGGTTTCCCGTCAGATTTCAAAAGGTCAGCAGTAAGAAGCTCTTTTCCCCCCCATGCATGGTCCAAAATAACCTTGTGCTTGTTCATTCAAAGTGAGGACATGTCTGTGTAGATTTGGATGAAATCACAAGTGAGATGTTGTGGAATGACTTGACATTCCTCCACGTGTGCCATCACATCACACACATGGAGTTTGTTGGTGGTGCCTTTGGCCACGGCTCTCGACATCTTGTCTCAACATGCCTGAGGACCCTTGGAAGATCTTTGGTTGCTTTCAAGATGTTCCACTTGTCCTGCATGGGTGCTTATCGTCTGCATTTGATTGGGGTTGGAAAATCTGACATCTCCCAGTGAGATGTGATCATGTCACATTTAATCACAAAATCGACATGTTTGGGTTTTCTTGCTCAAGtcaagttgcaaaaaaaaaacatggcgccattgttgtttttttccacaacaCAATTTTATTTCTAAATATGCATTGGACTATTATTTGTACAATTTTAAGAAAAACTTTCTCTAAACTTTCACATTCACATGTTCAATGTTTCAGGCTCAGATCTTCAAGTGTGCAGGTCTAAAAGCCAAACCTGCTGCACCAAAAAGATGGAGGAGCGCTACCAGATAGCGGCGCGGCGGGACATCGAGAACCTCCTTCAGACCTCCAGCTCCAGCCTCAAATTCCTCATCTCGCGCAACTTGGCTGCTTTTCAAGGTAAGCTGGTCGGACCGCCGCTGGGGGATCTTGAGGTGTTAAACGGAGTTGATGCGGGTGCTTTGAAAAAAAGTCAATGTGTGAGCAGTGAGGCCCCGTTTCAAAGCAAACAAGAGCATCTGTCCTCCTTCCAAAACTCCCAGGAAGCCTTGAAGTTAAACCTTCGAGCACTGCACTAGCTGCTAACAGTTCTGATGTGAGCTCAGTGTAGATTTAGCAGTCAATTTTTCTGAGAGGTTTTGGTGGTCCATCCATACATAGACAACAGTGATGAGTTCAAAAGCCTTAAAATGgatattaaaaaacaacaacacacaaagtGCCATTTAAAACCTATTTTTCTAAGATGGGACTCTCCTTTTGTCTCCAATAAAGCATAGCTCCAAAACCTTTGAGGGCATCTCTTTGCTCAATGTGTTAAAAATAAAGCATAACAGTAAGCACATGAGCTGCTAATTACAAGCGCGGCTTCAAAGCGTCGTTAGATTTTTCTCATTTCTTCAGAGCGCTTGAAAGCAGCTCGGACGATGCCTTTCAAGTCATCTCGCAGGGCAAAACATTTATCGGCGCAAGTTGGAGGGTAAAAACGAGAAGTAGTGGACGGCCTTTGAGCTTCTTCCCAGCCGGGCGTATTACTTTATCTCCTCTCGTCTTCTGTCTCAAAGTCTCCCCGGATGGAATGTTTTCATATGCTGCTTTTGAGGTTTcggcacacacaaatgcacacacatacacagcctGCTGAGCCTGGCTTCTAGAAAGCCCTTTTTCTTCATCCGCTGCAGTTTTGTCTTCTACCCATGACAACCAAAGTGTTTCCATCTCAGCTCCATGCCAGGCAGGGGGCAAATAAAACTAAGACATAAACCACTGTGCGTCAGCTGTTGAGATCTTCCCGAAGAGCGCTGCTTCGAAAGAATGTTCTTATAAAGTTTGCAATTGGACCTTTTTGCATCCTTTGTGAGGTCTTACAGGAAGAGAAAGCACCGGTGGAACAGAAAATTCTTGCCTTGAAATTAATAACACTAgtaaacaatttattttttaaatcagagttGTAAGTACACAATTTTAGATTAAAAAATCTGCTATTTTTTTCTCTAGCACATcagaatttaataataataagaattaataataaaatgaaaatatgtaTAAAAAACAGTGCATGTTATATTGTTTCATGACTCGATAGTCCAATAAAAGCACTACGTCCCCGACATTTTGCGGTTTTGTGGACACTCAAAAAGATCTTCCTTTCACAAAGGATCCTTGATGTGAACTTTTCACGGTGTCTCTCAATTACAATGCTAATCATAAATGTGTGTTTGCCTAGTGAGGCTGAAAGGGCCCTGCTGCTTTCAGATCTTTTCAATAGAAAACAAACTTGTGACCCCACAAAAGAAGACTACAGTTGGTtgtctcaacaaaaaaaaaaaagctttcactcGAGAAGATTAAGCTGTTTCACAAATCAAACACGAGATCTGCTAATATCATTTTTGTTAATAACTGCTTTGGTGGGAAGTGCCTCAGTGAATGGAAACACAAACCAAGAACGAGGAATGTCTTCATCCAATGTTTGGTTTTGTGTCGCCGCTTTCTGCCTTTTATTTTTAGAGTGGCCCCGAAGCATGTATTTTAAAACCATACAGATTAGAAAGTTGACCACCTAAAGACAATAGCTTATGCTTCAAAACAATGCCAACTATGAAAGTATTGCCATATTTTAGTTTCCCAAAGAGTGATTTACTTGTGCGCGGCTATAAAATAACATCTTCACCTTCACAACCCAAACAAGATTGTTGTGTACTAAACTGACCTTGAGCAGAAAGTTTTCACAGTTTGCTTCTGTAACTGAATTATTTTTATCCATTGCGGTGTTATGAATACAAAATGTTACTATTTTAGTTGTAACTCATttctttggatttttatttattttttattcttggTCATCAACAGCGAGGTGACTTTTAATTGCAATTGACGATTTCTTTGAACTTAGCATCTTCTATAAGGAAAGCAAGCAAACCATTTGAAATACGACTTATCATCTTAAAGCGTGTCTTATTTCAGTACTGTAATTTATTTTTCAGGATATTGTGCTCTGACCAGTCCTGAGTCAGCCTACATCACTGTAGAAGAATAGTTTCCCTTCCAGTAAAAGGTCTAATTCGGGCACAAATTGGCTCTTTGCTTGAGAATGGGAAATagcctggcttttttttttttttttttttttttttttttttttttttttttataggcgtCCTTCAAAGGATCTTTTGTGCTGAGAATGGAATTGACTTTTAAGAAAACCAGGATTGCTCATAACTTTGAATTTAGTTCTTGACGTACTGGAGAAGAAGAATCATTTTCATAACTAGTTTTGGACATGTTGcgtaattgtttttgtttttttttgcgaaCAGAAACTTATCTTGGTCCCAATTTTTCTGATTATCTGATGTCTATAAATAGAAGTCCAAAGACAAACAATCACTTTTATGAGTGGCACATAGAAACTTCTCTTGAATAGAAGATGAACAATGGAGTATTTGGAGTATGTTGAGCAGCAGGTGGATTAGTTTGAAACCCAGGTTGGACTCTCACAGCTGCCCTCGGCTCTTTTGTGCGGGACCTTTCAATTGGCCGACCCTTTTGTTGTCACTGCTtgcgagagtgtgtgtgtgtgtgtatgtgtgcgcccAGTCCAAAGCGGGGGCCTCCTCAAGATTCCCACATGAATTTGGACTCTACTTTGCGGACAGTGGATCCAAGGGGAGGACAGAGAGTAGAAGAAGAATGAACGGGCGATGGGGAGAAGGTTTGGGAGGATGCCAGATCCTATTGAAAGTCTTTGCACAGTGTTTGAAGTCAGAGGATGAGGATTTAGTGGGGAAACGGGATTAGTCAGAGTCAATAGGCTTCAACAATCCGGCCATTTGGGGTGCTTCAGAAAAACAAGCTAGAAGGAGTAAGCAGTACTCTGCTTCGCTTCCAGCACTTTTTTAATTACGTGTGGTCGTGTTTTTATTTGCTTGTGTGCAAGTGCTTGTCatgcagctcttttttttttcactttgcatGACCACAGAAATCCTAAGCATGCAAATTGGGGCGCTATATTGTTTTGCCGTGAATAACGCAGAACGCTGAAAATATTTCGGtgccataaaaaaacaaacctctGAGGGTGTTTTGAATTTTTGTTCAGGTGAGTTGTGCTTTTTGTGCTAAATCTATTTATGTTGTCTGATTTGACCCAAAGCAGCAAGAAAAAGACAAGTTCAATTGTTGCTTACAAAATGCTGAATTCAAAAGAGCAAAAAGTGAATAACAAAAAGCAAATGGCCAGTGAAAGGGGGAAAACCCAAAGACTAATGAAGCCAAGTGACTGAAACAAAAAGGACATTTTTAGAATAGGCCACCAAAAACCAATAAGTAGTAGGATGAGCTCAACAAAATGACTCACGAGAAAGGAATAAACAAGAGAACATTTAATTCGAAATCCAACTGGAATCGATTCAAATGGACTGGAAAACAGACAACACATTTTTTGTTGTCGCTGCGGACGACCAGAGTGTCACACATTCAGCAACTCCACAATATCCACTTTAAGCTCGGTGACGAGACCTAAAAATACTTGTCAGCATTTTACATAGTTTGTCCCCCATGGGTGCGTTTGAAATGGAGATTTATAGCTGCCGGTGTTTGTCTCTGGGCCATGTTCCAAATGAGATGATGCAGCTTGCTCCTAAAGCAtcgctggattttttttttacgacatgTTTTATGCCCTTTTTCGAGATTTACACTTACGTGGAGTAGTGCGGAATCATTTTTCAGTGTCGTGTTTATGCACTGGAGTAGATGGAATTCCTAAAAATTGTTAGCTTGCAGTGGGCAGCAGTGATTGAGCTCAAAAAGTCCATCAAAAATTTGCTTTCTTAAAACAAGTGAGTCTCCTACAACACATAAAACCAAACTTCATTTCAGGTACTGAGGAGAAGCTTCCGGAACGCTTCCCCTCTCTCCAGACCGTTTCCAATTGTGATTGTGAACTCACTTAAAGTATTTCCTGCATAAGGAAGGAGTCTCCAGGGATTAGACGGCACCGCAGCAAACCTTGTGTGTGCCTGCTCCCCTCTTCCCCCTCATCCTGTCTGCTGACATGGCACATTTAGTGGCATAATTGTCTTGCTTATCTTCAGCATCGTGGCATGACAAGTTTGTCAATCTTGTGGAGCTCGAAATAACCCCCACGCACTTTTTCATTAGCTCACTGGAttaatgttgacatttttagtTGTCACCTCGTTTGCTTGCTCCTTCTCTTTTGTAGGATTATGCAAATATGCTTCCGTAAAAGGGGTGCAGGTGTCAAAGGGGTTTAAACATTTATTCAGAGACTGCTTTGTTGTTCCTTAAGCAACTGGAGGTCCAccatactaccgtattttccggactataaggcgcacctaaaaaccaaagccaacagtgcgccttatagtccggtgcgccgtatatatggaccaaattcctaaatttaaactggcccgaagcattgtgtcatgaaatcaatcataagtggctatgaatcatgaatcaaaaagactatggatcattattttgtgattataaagtgatttgtcgcgtctgaagttgaaataaaaaagtggagaatgatttgatttggattaaaaatctgacatgatgcattaatggtgcgccttatagtccggaaaatacggtagttgtttTCCAATTCCAAACTGGGAGCCCTTGCAATACAAACCTGTGTTTCTACACGTCCAGGACGTTTGACCTGCACGCGGCAGGCACGTACGCAAACGCTCACGCATGCTCTTCAACAAGAAGCTCTTGTGTCCCACTTTCTGGAGCCTCTCAGCTTCTTTTCCCGACTGCCGTTATTAAAGGCTGGCTTCACAGTCCGATTCTTTGAAGTGTTGGCGAGCTGCAACAGATCCTCAAATATTGACTCTTGTGAGCCGGGCTGGAAAAATGGAGGGCACGAGGGCGCAGGTTGATAGAGAGGAAAGTCTTTGGTTGTTATTCAGGTGAGTCTGGAGGAAAGCGAGACTGAATATCAGAGGAAATATTGCAGGGCTTAGTTGTAgctttgttgttgctgtttgcAGTGCCAAACAAGTCAGAGGTACACCGGATGAAAGTTTTGACGTGGCTCAGCCAGATTTGGACTTCACGTTGTGCTCCCCCACCTCCTTCAAACATGCTTGCACATGTCCCAAAACAGGCAAATataccacacagacagaccggCCGCTgtccttctgtttttttttttttgtctacctCGCCTGCAGGTAGACGGAGCCGTCGCACGTAGGCTTTCTGTTTCATACCTGCAAGGACGCGCCATTTTCTTATCGGTTCTTTCAtgggtgtcaaagtcatttttgtcgcgggccacatcgtagttttcttcggagggccattatgacagtACAggttacacaacaaactgatgaagaactagttttgaaatcagagacaagtaaaaacttaaaaaattaaaaaaaaaaaagaatggtacTGCTAATTCCcagcaatttttttaaaaagtgaagataacttgtagttttagtattgacacatgaagtcgttgcgggccacataaaatgatgtggcgggccgtatctggccctcgggccttgagtttgacatcataCTTTCTATCATAGTTCAGCTTCATGGTGGATAGATTTCCGGCAATCATTgtgtttttggaaaaaaaataacatttatgaTGAAATGACGACTGCTCGGTATTCCCCGCACGGTTAGATTCCTCGATCCTGGACGGGAATGTCGTCTGCGGCCGATGTTCTCCACTTGTTTATGTGGCTTTGCACCAGCTACTTTGGctccctcccacattccaacaaCCCGCTTGTTAGGGTAAATAAAGACTCTAATTTGTCAAAAGCAAACAGCCAGTCACACTCACACCCCAgagtataaatgttttttttttttaaatatactttGTGTGCTGTGAGTGCTCCGGACCTTCTTTGAACTCACCACACTGCTCTGTTATTGATTACATGAATGAACGTTTTTTGCCCTTTTTGTGgatttttcctctctctctctttttttttttgcactaatCTATTTGTCTCCTACCTTTTATTTCAATGgccattaattttttttgacCGCACTGCTTGctagcttgtattttttttttaaaatccatttttcCATATCCACATAAAAATATCAAAGTGACCTCTAAAAGAATTTCTTcagataaatataatataagtcTGGGTACTTTTCTGCTTTTCACTGCCAAGAGCCAGAAGTCTCATCTTTAATCGGTGTAACTCTTCACCGGATTAGCTGCTGCTGTCACAGTTAACTAGATCATCCTACTGAGAAAATAAGTGCATCATTTGTGGAAGGCAAAAGTCTTTGGATCAAAGCTCTACCTTTTCTTCTTGTTGCAAATTGTGATTCAACACTTGCTGAATGTttatccaacttttttttttctgtcctgtTGACTGACTGATAAACACCTGTAGGTTTCCCCACAGTTCTGCGGGATCATTTCTTATCTTTTATTGTGCatacagagtttttttttttttaaatttagaggGATGGAAAAGTACTTTGATTTGACATTTAAAGAAAGCAGCATTAAAATGCAGAGAATGTGACAGGGGTCATTTTATAACGTCAGAGAGATTTCGTCTGGGTCGGTGGGAGGAGAAAGTCATCTTGATATTTCTCCTTtaatttgaagaagaagaaaaaaagcaaccTCTTTCAGGTTTTCCTCACAACTCCCTTTTTTTGAGTATGACGGTCGTTTGGCTTGCCTGCAGGCCTCGCTGCTGGCCAAGGCCTTCTTGTGAGATCCTGCTTCACTTACTTCTGGGCTTTTAGATCAAaatcaccgtgtgtgtgtgtgttcagactTGCTCGGAGTGCAGAATTTTTGCTAATTATGCCCTTTTATGTTTGTGTGGATGATAGACTAAATGACATAATTTTGTTTTGAGGTTTTGTGTATGCCACTAAGAGAGTTATGCACTTTGACAGACAGGTGATCTTTATGAATTCCCCAATCTTGTGTTTACCTCTACATGGGGCTGGTGCTGAAATCCCTGCGGGATCCCTCATTAATCTGAGGGCTTTGCCACGTTTACCCGAGGCCTCTCAAACTGTATTTCATAAGCGCAGATTGAGCGTTATACAACTTGCAGAAGATTTCCGTGCAGCCTAAATGTTGCCTTTTTGAGACAATGAGCTGGCAGGCAAATCAGAATCCTCCATATCGTAATGTCTAAATGTGACTCCAATCCTCACGGGCCGTCGGGCCGATGATCGCCTCGCAGCTCATGATCAGCACGTGATGTCAGAGTGGTCGTGGCTTGGGTAGTAGCTGCAACAAAATGAACAGAAAAAAAGTGTTTGAAGATTAAAGCCTATAAAACAATCAAACTGTTTAGGTTTTTAGACAAATGGTTTTTAATACATTCCCTCAATTAGCATACACATTATGATCTTTGTCCTGAaattataaaaaatattatatattacaTTTATATACAGAAATTACAGACATACagaaattataaaaaaatatattacatttattgttatcattattattataacaagttGTGTCTGTGCCAAGTGGAACATTCCCCCACCATGTCCAGCAGATGGTGCTGTTGTAATAATAAACgtgctccgttttttttttttttttttttaatctgtggcCTGTTTGGGCCCAACAAAAACCCCTACGCTCAAAACTACTgggtaaataaatacacaatagGACCAAGCATCGACTTGGGTCAATTAGAGCCAGTTTTCCatggttttcttttttggggaacaaaacatttttttgttgtacaggaaaaacaattttgtttgttgctttgtatAAAAAGACAGTTGTTTCAATATTAAACAACCCAAAGTGCTTAAAGCGCTCATGTCTGAAATGGTTACACGGCCTGGTGTGAGCTCGCTCTTTGTGTGTATTGTTCATCTGGTGTGTACACAGTCCAGTCGCCGACCTACTTAAAGTGGTTCTTTTCATATCAAGCCCACTGATGGtgccaaagaaataaataaatgcattatCTGCCCACTGTGAGGTTGGCCAGCAAGCAATTAACTCTGCGGGAATGTAAAAAGAAAGCATCTAATGTTCATTAGGTTCCAATTTCCCAGATTGTAGTGAATTCTCTGCATAAAGTTCTTGGGGTAAGGAAGTTATTCTGATTTTATATCTAATATCCTGCCGGCAAAAATGTTTTGGTTCTCAAGGCGATTAAAAACATGTGCAGAGGATTTGAGTGGCGGCAGGGGAATGGAAGCTCTGTGGGGAGCTGAGGCTCCATGGAAGCTAAAACAATGTTAGCCGTGAGGGCTAGCGACAAAACGAACAAGAAGGTCCTTAGTATTGTTGgcaatttgttttctttaactTTTGATGAGCCACTTTCACGCTTGGCACCCTTGTGGGATTTTTAGAGAACTTCATCAAGTCCAAATTGCAAGGTGATGAGTCTTTTTCTTTGCTGCTATCTCTTCCGCAGGCACATTTGAGCTTCTGAGGAGGCAGGCGGAGAACCAAACCAACGCCATGCTGCAGCAGTCCTACGGGATCATGGCGGATCAGTTCCGAGGTCCTGTAGGCGAACTCTTCACTGACATTAGTCTCTTCCTGCTCGGGTCCGAGCTCAGCGTTGAGGACTTTGTCCAAAGATTTTTTGATTCTCTCTTCCCAATACTATACAATAATATCATCAGCCCAGGCCATATCAATCTACCAGCAGGCTACGCCGAATGCGTAAGGTCAGTGAGCCGTGAAGTGCGGCCGTTCGGCGGGACGCCCGCTTTACTGGCCGAACAAATTGCTCGCTCCGGGCTCTCTGGCAAGCTTCTCCTCCAAGCTTTGCACCTCGGTATTGAAGTCATCAACACCACAGACCACTTGCAGTTGAGCCGAGAGTGCAGAAAGGCCTTGCTCAAGATGCATTACTGCCCCCACTGCCAGGTAAGATCTTCCGGAATCCGTCGATTGATTCCAATCAATTCCGACTGATCGTTTGTGTCACAGGGCTTAACTCAGTCCAAACCTTGCATGGGCTACTGCCTCAACGTGATGCGGGGCTGCTTGGCGAGTATGGCCGAGATTGACGTCCACTGGAGGGAATTCGTCCACTCGCTGGAGGACTTGTCGGCTCGCATGCACGGCACGCAGGATTTGGAGCAAGTGCTTCTAGGAATTCACACGCTGCTGCAGGACGCCATTGGACTTGTGCAAAGAAATGGACAACGCATTACAACACAGGTCAGAACCTCACACAcagataaacacacacatatacacttgAAGTAACACATACTCAGAATTGCATCCAACATCGCCCTCTAGCGGTTAGCCAGTGTGGCGCAGGAAATGCACGTCAGATGAATGCCCAGCATCCTCAGGTGCACATCCACATTACAGACTAACGTGTGTGATGATAGGTGCACAAAATGTGCGGGCCACCCAGCAGGAAGTCTACGCACACAACCAGCGTCCAGCAAAGACTCAGCAGAGAATCCATCCTTCCAAAAACATCAACCAAACCATTAAGCGACTCACTTGCTGTTAAGAGAAGGTAAGCGCGGCAAtcacccacccaaaaaaaacgagatCCAAAACttttgatgagtaaatcatctctTCTTAATTTTCTAGGGACTTTCTAAACAGTCTCCGCCTCTCCCGGACGT
This genomic window from Syngnathus scovelli strain Florida chromosome 4, RoL_Ssco_1.2, whole genome shotgun sequence contains:
- the gpc5a gene encoding glypican-5a; this translates as MWTRCAFVLACFCAVCFGNPHKCDEVRKVFQLRQIGPTQMLPLSPRPGSDLQVCRSKSQTCCTKKMEERYQIAARRDIENLLQTSSSSLKFLISRNLAAFQGTFELLRRQAENQTNAMLQQSYGIMADQFRGPVGELFTDISLFLLGSELSVEDFVQRFFDSLFPILYNNIISPGHINLPAGYAECVRSVSREVRPFGGTPALLAEQIARSGLSGKLLLQALHLGIEVINTTDHLQLSRECRKALLKMHYCPHCQGLTQSKPCMGYCLNVMRGCLASMAEIDVHWREFVHSLEDLSARMHGTQDLEQVLLGIHTLLQDAIGLVQRNGQRITTQVHKMCGPPSRKSTHTTSVQQRLSRESILPKTSTKPLSDSLAVKRRDFLNSLRLSRTYYGGLADQLCVSELASDDSGLSCWNGTDMVKSYTLRVVGNGIKAQADNPEVKVKGADSVIHQIIDKLKHINQLLQGKSIPKLGTLDQIETGSGDAEGHYSGDCDDEDGCDGSAGGEVKKNIQKVSKLNPNVSSDHHQHHHPEIKEAKVKVSSRSIRLTATFVAMTMTCLHALLAL